A single genomic interval of Arthrobacter sp. NicSoilB8 harbors:
- a CDS encoding glycosyltransferase — MNILNSDVTAAPKIAGGDASHFVLTRFNVRSFYHASEPTDEWLRERLRLFRQYCLPAMADQSSSQFLWLVFVDDQSPQWFRQEIEKDARGTFETVYVSGAFTAETVSEAVADRTDAPYILTTRVDNDDAVARDFVQTIQGCFQRQDFEFINLVNGAQYAEGRAYLRPYTKNPFLSLIEAAGTAAPETVFVEHHYRVDERGPVRNIRTAHPMWLQVIHGGNVLNEIVGLRVPGHRIARFFNCGLDFNDSFVDLFAETSKGTARILWRFARKPARVTELWRATFAKRISRS; from the coding sequence GTGAACATCTTGAACAGTGACGTCACTGCAGCGCCCAAAATAGCCGGCGGCGACGCGTCGCACTTCGTTCTGACGCGCTTCAACGTGCGCTCTTTCTACCATGCTTCTGAACCGACTGACGAGTGGCTCCGGGAGCGCTTGCGGCTGTTCCGTCAGTATTGTTTGCCCGCGATGGCCGATCAGTCGTCCTCACAATTTTTGTGGCTGGTCTTCGTCGATGATCAAAGCCCGCAGTGGTTCCGCCAGGAAATCGAAAAGGATGCCCGGGGAACATTCGAAACAGTCTATGTCTCCGGTGCATTTACAGCGGAGACAGTTTCTGAGGCTGTAGCAGATCGAACGGATGCCCCCTACATCCTGACGACCAGGGTGGACAACGACGACGCCGTCGCGCGGGACTTTGTCCAAACGATACAGGGCTGCTTTCAGCGTCAGGACTTCGAATTCATCAACCTCGTAAACGGCGCCCAATATGCCGAAGGGAGGGCTTATTTGCGTCCCTACACCAAGAATCCCTTCCTGTCCCTCATCGAAGCGGCAGGAACGGCCGCGCCGGAGACAGTGTTCGTCGAACATCATTACCGTGTCGACGAACGCGGCCCAGTACGAAATATCCGGACTGCACATCCCATGTGGCTCCAGGTCATCCACGGCGGGAATGTCCTCAATGAAATTGTCGGACTCAGGGTCCCGGGGCATCGCATTGCCCGGTTCTTCAACTGCGGCCTCGACTTCAACGACAGTTTCGTCGACTTGTTCGCAGAGACTTCCAAGGGCACGGCCCGGATTCTTTGGCGCTTTGCGCGAAAGCCGGCTCGGGTCACCGAGCTTTGGCGGGCGACCTTCGCCAAGAGAATCAGCCGGAGCTGA
- a CDS encoding glycosyltransferase, translating into MPYNGRGWAETCALMVSRFPGQGLAPTVVLPRATRSMAPGVHVVESILYPASRLPWRLIEPMSDAALDRAYRRELRRADPAATVVYAWPGISIEHVAAAKERGFLVVRQMINSGQAMAKRLLDGAYVVRGLEPRHGISEQAVALEKTELAMYDHVLAPNALTAESLLEVGIPADRIVPTSFGWSPKRFGRVGGARRVHDSRPLRFLFVGRAGLRKGIPELLEAWELAGEPGELFVVGDAEPSVHDLLNAAVCRGSVVHVPFTDNVGSFYATSDVFVMPSHEEGGPQVTLEAGGFGLAAVVTPMGEARLIEHERNGLVVPAGDAASLAAALRRLADDGPLRQTLGRQVAVDAMAFTYDRVSARHADLLVGLLRARNGG; encoded by the coding sequence ATGCCCTACAACGGTCGCGGCTGGGCCGAGACCTGCGCCTTGATGGTCAGCCGGTTCCCCGGACAGGGACTCGCGCCCACGGTGGTGCTGCCGCGCGCAACCCGGTCAATGGCTCCGGGGGTACACGTGGTGGAAAGCATCCTATACCCGGCGTCACGTCTGCCGTGGCGGCTGATCGAACCGATGAGCGATGCCGCCCTCGACCGCGCTTACCGCCGGGAATTGCGGCGGGCCGACCCGGCGGCAACAGTCGTCTACGCGTGGCCCGGGATCTCGATCGAGCACGTGGCGGCCGCCAAGGAACGCGGGTTCCTCGTGGTGCGGCAGATGATCAACTCGGGCCAGGCCATGGCCAAGCGCCTCCTTGACGGCGCCTACGTCGTGCGCGGGCTCGAGCCACGGCACGGCATCTCCGAGCAGGCCGTGGCTCTCGAGAAGACCGAGCTCGCGATGTATGACCACGTACTTGCGCCGAATGCCCTCACGGCCGAGTCGCTCCTCGAGGTCGGGATCCCCGCGGACCGCATCGTGCCGACGAGCTTCGGCTGGTCGCCCAAGCGCTTCGGGCGGGTGGGCGGCGCCCGCCGCGTCCACGACTCGCGGCCGCTCAGGTTCCTTTTCGTCGGGCGAGCCGGGCTACGAAAGGGGATCCCCGAACTGCTGGAAGCCTGGGAACTCGCCGGGGAGCCTGGCGAGCTGTTCGTCGTCGGCGACGCCGAACCTTCCGTGCATGATCTACTGAACGCCGCCGTCTGCCGGGGGTCGGTAGTGCACGTCCCCTTCACGGACAATGTTGGGTCCTTCTACGCGACGAGCGACGTGTTCGTCATGCCGAGCCACGAGGAGGGCGGACCGCAGGTCACGCTCGAAGCCGGCGGATTCGGGCTGGCTGCGGTGGTGACGCCGATGGGGGAGGCCCGTCTCATCGAGCACGAACGCAACGGCCTCGTCGTCCCGGCTGGCGATGCCGCCAGCTTGGCTGCGGCCCTGCGCCGGCTGGCCGACGACGGACCGCTGCGGCAAACCCTCGGTCGACAGGTCGCGGTGGACGCCATGGCCTTTACGTATGACCGGGTAAGTGCACGACACGCAGACCTGCTTGTCGGCTTACTACGGGCCCGCAACGGCGGGTAG
- a CDS encoding O-antigen ligase family protein: MPLKLRRSPRPQPEIYPVERPGWDATSFLTVYLVLVCALPSYLTIPVLGSAGRPSTLWGLVGLLWWIWNRVGVVVPYKGGARVIRTALLVFVGCVLASYAYANFRGLPGAESSPADSGMLRLAGWVGIALIAADGIRTRERLQTFLRRIVLAGTLMASLGLAQFWTGQSLIDWISLPGFAVDSSLSGVEGRGGFIRPQGMAAHPLEYGVVLCMTLPIAISLAMTDTNRAVFIRWVPAMVITFASMLSVSRSALIGVLAGILVLSPRWSPKVRLYAVFAAVGLGGIMYSAVPGMAGTLKGMFLGVADDSSTASRTNSYAAAFEIAQRSPFLGRGFSTFLPQYLILDNQFLGLLIEVGVLGLAAFLVLVVMSIIIPWKATGRSADAGMGQLGAAVSASVAATALSFAFFDGLGFPMSAGLLFMMFGVSASMVRSAP, from the coding sequence GTGCCACTGAAACTGCGGCGCAGTCCGCGACCACAGCCTGAGATTTACCCGGTAGAGCGTCCCGGCTGGGACGCTACATCGTTTCTGACGGTTTATCTCGTGCTTGTTTGCGCCCTCCCTTCTTATCTGACGATTCCAGTATTGGGCTCGGCCGGCAGGCCCTCCACGCTCTGGGGCCTCGTGGGCCTTCTCTGGTGGATCTGGAACAGAGTGGGGGTGGTCGTTCCTTATAAAGGAGGTGCCCGAGTCATCCGGACGGCCTTGCTGGTGTTCGTCGGCTGTGTTCTGGCCAGCTATGCCTATGCAAACTTCCGCGGTCTGCCGGGTGCGGAATCGAGTCCGGCCGACAGCGGGATGCTGCGTCTGGCGGGATGGGTCGGCATCGCGCTCATTGCCGCCGATGGAATTCGGACGCGGGAACGCCTGCAAACTTTCCTCCGGCGCATCGTGCTTGCGGGCACCCTGATGGCGTCGTTGGGACTAGCCCAGTTCTGGACGGGACAATCGCTAATTGACTGGATCTCATTGCCTGGGTTCGCCGTGGATTCCTCCCTTTCCGGCGTGGAGGGCCGAGGAGGGTTCATCCGGCCCCAAGGGATGGCGGCTCACCCGCTGGAATACGGGGTGGTGCTATGCATGACACTGCCGATTGCGATCTCTTTGGCCATGACCGACACCAATCGCGCCGTGTTCATTCGCTGGGTTCCGGCAATGGTGATCACGTTTGCCTCCATGCTGTCGGTTTCCCGTTCAGCACTCATTGGCGTTCTCGCCGGAATTCTGGTTCTTTCACCTCGTTGGTCACCCAAGGTCCGCTTGTATGCCGTTTTTGCGGCAGTCGGGTTGGGGGGCATCATGTATTCGGCTGTCCCCGGGATGGCGGGAACGCTGAAAGGAATGTTCCTTGGCGTGGCAGATGATTCGAGCACAGCATCAAGAACGAATTCTTATGCCGCGGCTTTTGAAATAGCTCAGCGGAGTCCGTTTTTGGGCCGCGGATTCAGCACTTTCCTACCGCAATATTTGATTCTTGATAATCAGTTTTTGGGTTTGTTGATCGAGGTCGGTGTGCTGGGCCTTGCCGCATTCCTGGTTCTTGTGGTGATGTCAATCATCATTCCGTGGAAGGCGACAGGCCGATCCGCCGACGCCGGCATGGGCCAGTTGGGTGCGGCGGTCTCGGCCTCCGTGGCGGCCACTGCCCTATCGTTCGCATTCTTCGATGGGCTGGGCTTCCCCATGTCCGCAGGGCTGCTGTTTATGATGTTCGGGGTATCAGCGTCAATGGTGCGGTCGGCGCCGTAG
- a CDS encoding glycosyltransferase — protein sequence MSVSGSRGFEVDHVLLTRFNLPTAGRESQVRAQEGWLRDRVDLFERFCLPSVRAQTSGNFRWVVYFDPESPSWLKEMIPRLAGDGGFVPIFRESVNHEELLADLIEVVGKPRKRLVTTNLDNDDGLAVDFAERLQIQAGIPTGRTAIYFSRGLILKGKNLYSRIDRRNAFCSVVESWDEPVTCWADWHNLLGKSMPVREIAGSPAWLQVVHGGNVSNRVRGRMVSAVLHVKSFPVISPDTGYPSDRALRWENLVAAPARYLGERGRSTVKWLMILVLGKDGLSRVKEVLSVGKAGPVRGEADATEGTY from the coding sequence ATGTCTGTGTCTGGTTCTCGGGGCTTCGAGGTGGACCACGTTCTGCTGACCCGTTTCAACCTGCCCACGGCGGGCAGGGAAAGCCAGGTCCGCGCGCAGGAGGGCTGGCTCAGGGACAGGGTTGATCTCTTCGAGCGATTCTGCCTGCCTTCCGTTCGGGCACAGACTTCCGGGAACTTCCGTTGGGTGGTCTATTTCGATCCCGAGAGTCCTTCATGGCTAAAGGAGATGATTCCCCGGCTCGCCGGCGATGGCGGCTTTGTGCCGATCTTCCGGGAAAGCGTCAACCACGAGGAGCTGCTGGCAGATCTGATCGAGGTCGTGGGAAAACCGCGGAAAAGATTGGTCACGACAAATCTCGACAATGATGATGGATTAGCCGTGGATTTTGCCGAACGGCTTCAAATTCAGGCCGGCATCCCGACCGGCCGGACGGCGATTTACTTTTCCCGGGGCCTGATACTGAAAGGAAAGAACCTCTACTCACGAATCGACCGCCGAAATGCCTTTTGTTCAGTGGTCGAATCGTGGGATGAACCGGTGACGTGCTGGGCCGACTGGCACAATCTCCTCGGTAAAAGCATGCCTGTCCGGGAAATTGCTGGATCCCCCGCCTGGTTGCAGGTAGTTCACGGCGGAAATGTGAGCAATCGGGTTCGAGGGAGAATGGTTTCAGCTGTGCTTCATGTTAAAAGTTTTCCGGTTATTTCACCCGATACCGGTTATCCTTCTGACAGGGCACTGCGCTGGGAAAACTTAGTGGCGGCTCCTGCTCGATACTTGGGCGAACGTGGCAGATCGACGGTTAAATGGCTCATGATATTGGTCTTGGGCAAGGATGGTCTCAGCAGGGTAAAGGAAGTACTGTCTGTCGGAAAGGCGGGCCCTGTGAGGGGGGAAGCAGATGCAACTGAAGGAACTTATTAG
- a CDS encoding glycoside hydrolase family 30 beta sandwich domain-containing protein has product MRAVKRFAAAGIAGCMALITACSGSPADVRRESASQPASSGPVVSDTPSPEGPLRFQTVSGLGVNANVHSWDNGRLRPAIDMIADLGEVNWRVIIDKADWETEEDPSNPATIDWARYTPIYERGKMADLWNTIEYISSKPGQQVMVNVMGGVPEWMGGNHIDTAAEDQWVRMIASMVAYGRNARKLDFTLLSPMNETDWNGIEGPQVAPEQYVRLLHKLVVRLDGLGLRDMRLVGPDTASAGKATSEYLQALDEDSLVMSRMAHFGIHSYDGGSGGAAEALAKSSHPDLDYWVTEFSGPCPGCDTGSPNPADWSSAAQTASLAISLLLEGAAGLMQYDAWDGYYEHHESEGYWGLLAYDAAQHTYSPRKAYFVLRQLIRYTPRDAVRIAASSSDESVDVVAFQDPASGRVSVFGRNTSDSAMKVTVRLPGLTGTMPLSTFITDSGRDMKAVDDALMVEGTVNLTAGPNSVFTLTGSAAKG; this is encoded by the coding sequence ATGAGAGCCGTCAAACGCTTCGCGGCCGCGGGGATCGCGGGGTGCATGGCGCTGATCACCGCGTGTTCCGGCAGCCCCGCGGACGTTCGGCGGGAATCTGCGTCCCAGCCCGCGTCCAGCGGACCTGTTGTGTCAGATACCCCCAGTCCCGAGGGGCCGCTGCGCTTCCAGACGGTCTCGGGACTGGGGGTGAACGCGAACGTCCACAGCTGGGACAACGGCCGGCTCCGGCCCGCGATCGACATGATTGCCGATCTAGGCGAGGTCAACTGGCGCGTGATCATCGATAAGGCCGATTGGGAAACGGAAGAGGACCCGTCCAACCCCGCCACCATTGACTGGGCCCGCTACACACCCATCTACGAACGCGGCAAGATGGCCGATCTGTGGAACACCATTGAGTACATCTCGTCCAAGCCTGGACAACAGGTCATGGTCAACGTCATGGGCGGCGTGCCGGAGTGGATGGGTGGCAATCACATCGACACGGCAGCCGAGGACCAGTGGGTCCGCATGATTGCTTCCATGGTCGCCTACGGACGGAATGCCCGGAAGCTGGACTTCACCTTGCTTAGCCCCATGAACGAGACCGACTGGAACGGGATCGAAGGACCCCAGGTGGCGCCGGAACAATATGTACGGCTCCTGCACAAACTTGTGGTCCGCCTGGACGGCCTGGGCCTTCGCGACATGCGGCTCGTCGGACCGGACACAGCCTCCGCCGGCAAGGCCACCTCCGAATATCTGCAGGCACTGGACGAGGATTCCCTGGTCATGTCCCGGATGGCGCATTTCGGGATCCACAGCTACGACGGCGGCTCCGGTGGTGCGGCGGAGGCGCTGGCCAAATCCTCCCATCCCGACCTGGACTACTGGGTCACGGAATTCTCCGGGCCCTGCCCGGGCTGTGACACGGGTTCACCGAACCCCGCCGACTGGTCATCCGCCGCGCAGACAGCCTCCCTGGCGATCAGTCTCCTGCTGGAGGGCGCCGCGGGGCTCATGCAATACGACGCGTGGGACGGCTATTACGAACACCACGAAAGTGAAGGCTACTGGGGCCTCCTCGCCTATGACGCCGCCCAGCATACGTACAGTCCACGCAAGGCGTACTTCGTCCTCCGGCAATTGATCCGGTACACGCCCCGTGATGCTGTCCGCATCGCGGCTTCGTCCAGTGACGAAAGCGTCGACGTAGTGGCCTTCCAGGACCCGGCGTCAGGACGGGTCTCGGTCTTCGGACGGAATACGTCCGACTCGGCGATGAAAGTAACTGTGCGACTACCGGGACTGACCGGGACGATGCCGTTGTCCACGTTCATCACCGATTCCGGACGCGATATGAAGGCCGTCGATGACGCTTTGATGGTCGAAGGGACAGTAAACCTGACGGCCGGACCGAACTCGGTCTTCACATTGACCGGGAGTGCAGCGAAAGGATGA